The following proteins come from a genomic window of Scomber japonicus isolate fScoJap1 chromosome 4, fScoJap1.pri, whole genome shotgun sequence:
- the LOC128357333 gene encoding transketolase-like — protein sequence MEDYHKPDQQTVQALRNIATRLRINSIKATTAAGSGHPSSCCSVAEIMSVLFFHSMKYRPEDPRNSNNDRFILSKGHAAPVLYAVWAETGYLKENELLNLRKVDSILEGHPVPKQQFVDVATGSLGQGLGAACGMAYTGKYFDKASYRVFCLLGDGEMSEGSVWEAMAFASYYQLDNLVAILDINRLGQSDPAPLQHHVEKYQRRCEAFGWHAIIVDGHSVEELCKVLSQPRHQPLAIIAKTIKGKGIPAAEDKMGWHGKPLPKDMAEGVIKELQSRIVSCNKRLYPAPPNEDASPVSLRNIRMPSAPSYKPGDKIATRKAYGMALAKLGRYNDHVVALDGDTKNSTFSELFKNEHPNRYVECYIAEQNMVSVAIGCAVRDRNVVFASTFATFFSRAYDQLRMAAISESNINLCGSHCGVSIGEDGPSQMGLEDLAMFRAIPMATVFYPSDGVSTEKAVELAANTKGVCFIRTSRPENNIIYNCNEDFHVGQAKVVYKTNDDHVTVIGAGVTLHEALAAAEQLKKERINIRVIDPFTIKPLDSKTIIDNAKATRGRIITVEDHYYEGGLGEAVCSAVVNETGFTVHRLAVSQVPRSGKPQELLRIFGIDRDAISQAVRKVLSSSANAK from the exons ATGGAGGACTACCATAAACCGGACCAGCAGACCGTGCAGGCGCTCAGGAACATCGCCACCCGGCTCCGGATCAACTCCATCAAGGCGACAACTGCAGCGGGCAGCGG TCATCCGTCATCATGTTGCAGCGTGGCAGAAATCATGTCTGTGCTGTTCTTTCATTCCATGAAGTATCGACCCGAAGACCCCCGTAACTCCAACAATGATCGCTTCATCCTCTCCAAG GGTCACGCAGCCCCAGTGCTGTATGCTGTGTGGGCGGAGACGGGCTACCTGAAGGAGAATGAGCTCCTCAACCTCCGCAAGGTTGACTCCATCCTGGAGGGACATCCTGTGCCG aagcagcagtttgtggaTGTGGCCACTGGATCTCTGGGTCAGGGGCTGGGAGCTGCTTGTGGAATGGCCTACACTGGAAAGTATTTTGACAAGGCCAG CTATCGGGTGTTCTGCCTGCTGGGTGATGGAGAGATGTCCGAGGGCTCGGTGTGGGAGGCTATGGCCTTCGCCTCCTACTACCAGCTGGACAACCTGGTGGCCATCTTGGACATCAACCGCCTGGGTCAGAGCGACCCGGCGCCCCTCCAGCACCACGTAGAGAAGTACCAGAGACGCTGCGAGGCCTTTGG CTGGCATGCCATCATTGTGGAtggacacagtgtggaggagCTGTGCAAGGTGCTGAGTCAGCCCCGTCACCAGCCACTCGCCATCATTGCCAAGACCATTAAGGGCAAGGGCATCCCAG cggCTGAGGATAAGATGGGCTGGCATGGTAAACCCCTGCCCAAAGACATGGCCGAGGGTGTGATCAAGGAGCTCCAGAGTCGTATCGTCAGTTGCAACAAGCGCCTCTACCCTGCTCCGCCCAACGAGGATGCGTCACCTGTCAGTCTGCGCAACATCCGCATGCCGAGCGCACCCAGCTACAAACCTGGAGACAAG ATTGCTACAAGGAAGGCGTACGGTATGGCTCTGGCCAAGCTGGGCCGTTACAACGATCACGTGGTGGCTCTGGATGGAGATACCAAGAACTCCACCTTCTCTGAGCTCTTCAAGAACGAACACCCCAACCGCTATGTGGAGTGCTACATTGCTGAGCAGAACATG GTGAGCGTGGCGATAGGTTGTGCCGTACGGGACCGTAATGTGGTGTTTGCCAGCACCTTCGCAACGTTCTTCTCCCGGGCCTACGACCAGCTGCGCATGGCGGCCATCTCTGAGAGCAACATCAACCTCTGTGGCTCCCACTGCGGTGTCTCCATCG gaGAGGACGGGCCCTCTCAGATGGGTCTGGAGGATCTGGCCATGTTTAGAGCCATTCCCATGGCAACCGTCTTCTACCCGAGTGACGGTGTCTCCACTGAAAAGGCTGTGGAGCTTGCTGCCAACACAAAG GGTGTGTGTTTCATCCGAACAAGCCGCCCAGAGAACAACATCATCTACAACTGTAATGAGGACTTCCATGTCGGACAGGCTAAG GTTGTGTACAAAACCAATGATGACCACGTGACTGTGATTGGAGCAGGAGTGACTCTCCACGAGGCTCTGGCTGCAGCTGAACAGCTAAAGAAAG aGAGAATCAACATCCGTGTGATCGACCCGTTCACCATCAAACCTCTGGACTCTAAGACCATCATCGACAATGCCAAAGCAACCAGAGGACGCATCATCACAGTGGAGGACCACTACTATGAAG GTGGTCTAGGTGAGGCGGTGTGCTCAGCAGTAGTGAACGAGACCGGTTTCACCGTCCACCGCCTGGCCGTTTCCCAGGTGCCCCGCAGCGGCAAGCCCCAAGAGCTGCTCCGAATCTTTGGCATCGACCGTGACGCCATCTCTCAGGCAGTCCGCAAGGTGCTCAGCAGCTCCGCCAACGCCAAGTAA